The Mytilus trossulus isolate FHL-02 chromosome 13, PNRI_Mtr1.1.1.hap1, whole genome shotgun sequence genome has a segment encoding these proteins:
- the LOC134695350 gene encoding mucin-2-like, with protein sequence MCRGLYSGDFSTLCTTLYCSDTSSSTCYGETASDGTLCGNHKWCLSGVCTSDVNAPAGDESCLYGDTLGAVFSNGWTCADMVTNAPNNCPSNAVTCCYSCAPYLTTTTATQSTSTLGTLETTSSMPHVSTSSVPFQSPDADSQCESNRGAGSFMCRGLYSGNFSSLCTTLWCTNPSSNSSSCYGQTAADGTLCGNQKWCMAGACTSDVNAPSGDESCLYGDKLGAVFTNGWTCADMVANAPNNCPSNAITCCHSCAPYLPTTTPLSSSTTLTTLATTTALPPTFTSSLPLQPQDIDLQCESNRGAGSFMCRAPYNGDFTSICTNLWCANPTNTSSCLSATVIDGTMCGNKKWCISGVCTTDSSASPGDESCLYGDRLGPIFTNGWTCSDMVANSPNYCSLVPVDCCYSCAPYLTVSTSSQLYSTTYPQSTTSYGAISSDQMQPTTFSNMPPLSSSNIPSLSSSNMPSSSNSNIPPPYSSNMPSLSSSIMHYLYSSNMPPPSSSNMPSLSTNIMHYLSSSNILPPSSSNLLLPSSSNMPPSSSSNLVQPFSSNMPPSSSSNMPPPSSSNMPPSSSSNMPQPSSSNIIYLSSNYMPPPLSSNLFPPSSSIMPQVSSSNIPPPSSSNLPPPSSSIMPQSYSSMIYSSSNNMPPPSSSNLLQPSSSIMPSVSSSNIPPPSSSNMLPPFSSIMSAPYSSNMMYPSSNYMPPTSSNYMPPPSSSNMPNTSGSNMPPPSSSNMSPPSSSTMPPPPSSIMSAPFSSIMSAPYSSNMIYPSSNNMPPSSSIHMLPPSSSTMPPTSFSNILSPSISHMPSPSSSNMIYQSSSNMPPPSNSNLPPQSSSYMPHLSSSNMPPPPISNTSPPSSSNIPSQSSSIMSPQSSSYMPQPSRSITPPLSSSNIPPPSSSNMPLSPSSNMLQPSSSIMSDPYSSNIPPPSSSNIPSQSSSIMSPQFSSYMPQPSSSITPPLSSSNMSPALSSHMTPPSSSYIPQPSSSNMPLPSSSNMAPTPSSDMPQPYSSNMLTPSSSIMSQASSSTMSPLSSSYMPTPVSNYMPAPSSSNMPPLSNSNTQLLSSSNTPPMSSSIMPPLSSSSMPSQSSSNAPPISSSNTHPMSSSTMPPQSSSNTPPMFSSSSQLLSSSTRPPLSSSNTPPMFSSSSQLLSSSTMPQLSSSNTPPMFSSSSQPLSSSTMPPQSSSNTPPMFSSSSQPLSSNTMPPQSSSNTPPLSSTNTQPLSSSTMPPQSSSSTSPLYSSNTQPLSSSNTQPLSSSNMPPLSSNTMPPLSSSNMPQTPSINVPLQSSSYMPPTSSSYMQPTTSSNPSLSSSNMPSSSETTASTTQTTTSNTQSTPTTTTTTTTQSIMITTSPPTSTVTTTTPTETATPTATPTTTTTPTTTTTKSATTTPPTSTVTTTPTTPTETTTPTATPITTSTTTTTTSATTTPTTTATTSATTSTTSATTTPTTTTPTTTMITSATTTPTTTTTTSATTTPTTTLTTSATTTPTTTQSTQTTTSTTTAAQLAALNFDSGAVVPFNKAISIVITIASVGIIKYLL encoded by the exons ATGTGCAGa gGATTGTATAGTGGAGACTTTTCAACACTATGTACAACATTGTATTGTTCTGACACATCATCGTCAACCTGTTACGGAGAAACGGCGTCAGATGGAACCTTGTGCGGCAATCATAAG TGGTGTTTATCGGGAGTTTGTACCTCAGACGTGAATGCACCAGCGGGCGATG AATCTTGTTTATATGGAGATACGTTAGGAGCAGTATTTTCCAATGGTTGGACATGTGCAGACATGGTGACTAACGCTCCAAACAACTGCCCATCAAATGCTGTAACTTGTTGTTATTCCTGTGCTCCATACTTAACAACTACAACTGCCACACAGTCTACGTCCACTTTAGGCACTTTGGAAACAACTAGTTCTATGCCACATGTATCTACCAGCAGCGTGCCATTTCAATCTCCAGACGCAGATTCGCAATGTGAAAGTAATCGTGGTGCTGGATCATTCATGTGCCgg gGATTGTATAGTGGAAATTTTTCATCTTTATGTACAACGCTGTGGTGTACAAACCCATCATCTAATTCGTCATCCTGTTACGGACAGACAGCCGCAGATGGTACATTGTGTGGCAATCAAAAG TGGTGTATGGCAGGAGCTTGTACCTCAGATGTAAACGCACCATCAGGCGATg AATCCTGTTTATATGGAGATAAGCTAGGAGCCGTATTTACCAACGGCTGGACATGCGCAGATATGGTTGCAAATGCTCCAAATAACTGTCCATCGAATGCTATTACTTGTTGTCATTCTTGCGCCCCATACCTTCCAACAACTACTCCCTTATCATCTTCGACAACTTTAACAACTTTAGCGACAACCACTGCCTTGCCACCTACGTTTACCAGCAGTCTGCCACTACAGCCTCAAGATATAGATTTACAATGTGAAAGTAATCGTGGCGCTGGATCATTCATGTGCCGG GCACCATACAATGGTGACTTTACTTCTATATGTACAAACTTATGGTGCGCAAATCCGACCAACACGTCTAGTTGTTTGTCAGCTACAGTCATAGATGGAACGATGTGTGGAAATAAAAAG TGGTGTATATCTGGTGTATGTACTACAGATTCATCTGCATCTCCAGGCGATG aatcCTGTTTGTATGGAGATAGATTGGGACCAATATTTACCAACGGCTGGACATGTTCGGATATGGTAGCGAACTCTCCGAATTATTGTTCGCTAGTACCAGTTGATTGTTGTTATTCATGCGCGCCATATTTAACAGTATCAACATCATCACAATTATATAGCACAACTTATCCACAAAGCACAACTTCTTACGGTGCAATTTCAAGTGACCAAATGCAACCAACGACATTTAGTAACATGCCACCTTTATCTAGCAGTAATATTCCATCTCTGTCTAGCAGTAATATGCCGTCATCGTCCAACAGTAATATACCACCACCGTACAGCAGTAATATGCCATCACTGTCAAGCAGTATTATGCATTACCTTTATAGCAGTAATATGCCACCACCGTCCAGCAGTAATATGCCGTCACTGTCAACCAATATTATGCATTATCTGTCCAGCAGTAATATACTACCACCGTCCAGCAGTAATTTGCTCCTACCTTCTAGCAGTAATATGCCACCTTCGTCCAGCAGTAATTTGGTCCAACCGTTTAGCAGTAATATGCCACCTTCGTCCAGCAGTAATATGCCACCACCGTCCAGCAGTAATATGCCACCATCGTCTAGTAGTAATATGCCACAACCGTCCAGCAGTAATATTATATATCTGTCAAGCAATTATATGCCACCACCTTTAAGCAGTAATTTGTTCCCACCGTCTAGCAGTATTATGCCACAAGTGTCTAGCAGTAATATACCACCACCGTCCAGTAGTAATTTGCCACCACCGTCTAGCAGTATTATGCCACAATCGTACAGCAGTATGATATATTCGTCAAGCAATAATATGCCACCACCGTCTAGCAGTAATTTGCTTCAACCGTCTAGCAGTATTATGCCATCAGTGTCTAGCAGCAATATACCACCACCATCAAGCAGTAATATGCTGCCACCTTTTAGCAGTATTATGTCAGCTCCGTATAGCAGTAATATGATGTATCCGTCAAGCAATTATATGCCACCTACGTCTAGCAATTATATGCCACCTCCGTCCAGCAGTAATATGCCTAATACGTCTGGCAGTAATATGCCACCACCGTCCAGCAGTAATATGTCACCACCGTCCAGCAGTACTATGCCACCACCACCAAGCAGCATTATGTCAGCACCTTTCAGCAGTATTATGTCAGCTCCGTATAGCAGTAATATGATATATCCGTCAAGCAATAATATGCCACCATCGTCCAGCATTCATATGCTTCCACCATCCAGCAGTACTATGCCACCAACGTCCTTTAGTAATATTCTTTCTCCTTCTATCAGTCACATGCCATCACCGTCCAGCAGTAATATGATATATCAGTCTAGCAGTAATATGCCACCCCCGTCAAACAGTAATTTGCCTCCTCAGTCCAGCAGTTATATGCCACACCTATCTAGTAGTAATATGCCACCTCCGCCAATCAGTAATACGTCACCACCGTCCAGTAGTAATATCCCTTCACAATCCAGCAGTATTATGTCACCTCAGTCCAGTAGTTATATGCCTCAACCATCAAGAAGTATTACACCACCACTGTCGAGCAGTAATATTCCACCTCCGTCAAGCAGTAATATGCCACTTTCGCCAAGCAGTAATATGCTACAACCGTCAAGCAGTATTATGTCAGATCCTTACAGCAGTAATATTCCACCACCGTCCAGCAGTAATATCCCTTCACAATCCAGCAGTATTATGTCACCTCAGTTCAGCAGTTATATGCCACAACCATCCAGCAGTATTACGCCACCACTGTCGAGCAGTAATATGTCACCTGCTTTAAGCAGTCATATGACACCTCCGTCCAGCAGTTATATACCACAACCATCCAGCAGTAATATGCCACTTCCGTCCAGCAGCAATATGGCACCTACACCCAGCAGTGATATGCCACAACCATACAGCAGTAATATGTTAACACCGTCAAGCAGTATTATGTCACAAGCGTCCAGTAGTACTATGTCACCACTGTCCAGCAGTTACATGCCAACACCGGTCAGCAATTATATGCCAGCACCGTCCAGCAGTAATATGCCACCGTTGTCAAACAGTAATACACAACTGCTGTCCAGCAGTAATACGCCACCAATGTCCAGCAGTATTATGCCTCCATTATCCAGCAGTTCTATGCCATCACAGTCAAGCAGTAATGCACCCCCAATCTCCAGCAGTAATACACATCCAATGTCTAGCAGTACTATGCCACCACAGTCCAGCAGTAATACACCTCCAATGTTCAGCAGTAGTTCACAACTTCTGTCCAGCAGTACTAGGCCACCACTGTCCAGCAGTAATACACCTCCAATGTTCAGCAGTAGTTCACAACTTCTGTCCAGCAGTACTATGCCACAACTGTCCAGCAGTAATACACCTCCAATGTTCAGCAGTAGTTCACAACCACTGTCCAGCAGTACTATGCCACCACAGTCCAGCAGTAATACACCTCCAATGTTCAGCAGTAGTTCACAACCACTGTCCAGCAATACTATGCCACCACAGTCCAGCAGTAATACACCTCCATTGTCCAGCACTAATACACAACCACTGTCAAGCAGTACTATGCCACCACAGTCCAGCAGTAGTACATCTCCATTGTACAGCAGTAATACACAACCACTGTCAAGCAGTAATACACAACCACTGTCTAGCAGTAATATGCCACCACTGTCGAGCAATACTATGCCACCACTGTCCAGTAGTAATATGCCACAAACGCCCAGCATTAATGTGCCATTACAGTCTAGCAGTTATATGCCCCCAACATCCAGCAGTTATATGCAACCGACAACTAGTAGCAATCCATCACTGTCCAGCAGTAATATGCCATCTAGTTCTGAAACAACTGCATCAACGACACAAACAACAACATCAAATACACAATCTACAcctacaacaacaacaacaacaacgacACAATCGATAATGATAACAACTTCACCACCAACATCAACCGTAACAACGACTACACCAACAGAAACTGCAACACCAACTGCAAcaccaacaacaacaacaacaccaACAACAACTACGACAAAATCTGCAACAACTACACCACCAACATCAACCGTAACAACAACACCGACTACACCAACAGAAACTACAACACCAACTGCAACACCAATTACAACATCAACAACAACTACGACAACATCTGCAACAACTACACCAACAACAACTGCGACAACATCTGCAACAACTTCGACAACATCTGCAACAACTACACCAACAACAACTACACCAACAACAACTATGATAACATCTGCAACAACTACACCAACAACAACTACGACAACATCTGCAACAACTACACCAACAACAACTTTGACAACATCTGCAACAACTACACCAACAACTACACAATCTACACAAACAACAACATCGACAACGACAGCTGCCCAGCTTGCTGCTTTAAATTTTG ATTCTGGAGCAGTTGTGCCTTTCAATAAAGCTATCTCCATTGTCATTACCATAGCATCAGTtggaataattaaatatttgctgtAA